The Candidatus Sulfotelmatobacter sp. genomic sequence CGCCATCGTGATTCGCTGAACGAATCGGGCGGACCTCCCGCGAGATCCGCCCGTTCCTATTCCAGCTTCGAGCGGCGCTTCGCCGCCCGCGATCACTTCGGCTTGAAGGTCGTCTTGATGTAGGCGATCAGATCCTCGATCTGCTGGGGCTTGAGCTGTCCGGTCTTTCCCCACGCGACCATTCCGGAGGGAGCCTTGCCGTTCGTGATGCAATCCCGGAGGTAGGCGTCCACGTTCTTGCGCTTGGGGTCCGCCCAGGTCTTGGGATCCTTCCAGTTCGGAGTGGGGTTCCCGGTCAGCTTGACGCCGCCGGTTCCATCCACCTTGTGACACGCGATGCACTTGGAAGTGAAGATCGGCTTGGCGTTGGCGGGGTTGCCGGCAGGCGGTGCCTTCGGCGCGTCCCCCGAAGCCTGAAAGGCCGAGAAAGCGGCCAGAATCGAGGCGAGAATCGCGAGCGCGGCGACACGGCGTAGCGCTCCGTTTGCGGTCATCCATCTTCTCCTTTCGAGTCGGATGTTGCGGCGGGGAGCCCCACCGCCTGGGCAGGGTGAGGCGACACACTACGGGCGGGCTTCACGGTGGTCAAACGTCTGGAGGGATCTCGGTTCGACGGGTCTTGACCCGGGGAAAAACGAGGTGATAGCGTCCGCTGTCCCTTCACCTTACGTCACGTCGCGAGGCCCTTCTTTCCCTGCGCGGCGCAGTGCCGCCGGCCCGGGCGGATTTCTCTCACGGGGAGGTGCCGGTTGAAGGAGTACGCGACGTCACAGATTCGAAACGTTGCGCTGGTCGCGCACCATGGCGTCGGCAAGACTACGCTCGCCGAGGCCATGCTGTTCCTCGCCAAAGCCACGAACCGGCTGGGTAGGATCAGTGAGGGCACGACCCTGCTCGATTACGCCGCCGACGAGGTCCAGCGCCAGATCACCATCAATCTGAGCCTCGCCCAGTTCGAGTGGGCCGGCCACAAGGTCAACCTGCTCGACACCCCCGGCTATGCCGACTTCGTCGGCGACGTCCACAGCGCCCTGAGAGTCGCGGACGCGGCCATTCTCATGATCCGCGCGAACGCTGGCGCCGAGGTCGGCACCGAGGTGGTGTGGGAGATCCTCAAGCACGAAAAGTCGCCCACGCTGATGGTGGTCAACATGATGGACAAGGAGCACGCCGACTTTCTCGGCGCCATCAAGTCGACGCGCGAGCGGCTGGGCATCAACGCCGTCCCCGCGCAGCTGCCGATCGGGCAGGCCGAGAATTTCCGCGGCATCGTCGACCTGATCGAGGGCAAGGCCTACACCTTCGCCGGCAAGGGCATGGACGCCAGGAGCCAGGAAGTGCCGGTGCCCGAGGACATGAAGGCGCAGATCGAGGCGGCGCGCAGTCAGCTGATGGAGGACGCGGCGACCGCCGACGAGACGCTGATGGAGAAATTCCTCGGCGAGGGCTCGCTCACGGTCGAGGAGATCCGTCACGGACTGTGCGAGCGCGTGGTGCAGGGCGATCTGGTCCCGGTGTTCTGTTGCTCGGCGTTCAACAACCACGGCGTGAAGGAAATCCTCGACGAAGTCGCCGACGTGCTGCCTTCGCCACTCGACGTGGCGCCCGAGCAGGGCGAGATGGCCGACGGCAAGACCGCGACCTGCAAGCCCGAAGCCGCCGAACCGTTCGCGGGCATCGTGTTCAAGACCCTTTCCGAGCAGCATCTCGGCGATCTGTCGCTGATCCGGATCTTCTCCGGTCATCTCGAGCCGGGTCGCGAGCTGGTGAACACCTCGCGGAACCGGGCGGAAAAGGTCGGAACGCTCTATCACCTGGTCGGCAAGGAACGAAACGAGTGCAAGGCCGCCGCGGCCGGCGACATCGTCGCGGCGGTGAAACTCCGCGAGACCCATACCGGCGATACGCTCGCCGACAAGGCACGCCCGCTCAAGCTGCGCATGCCGCTCTTCCCGAACCCGGTGACCGCCGAGTGCGTTCACTCCAAGAACAAGGGTGACGAGGAAAAGATGGCCCAGGGCCTCTCGCGACTGCACGAAGAGGATCCCACCTTCAGTCGCCACTACGAGACCAGCACCCACGAAACCCTGATTACGGGAATGGGCGATCTCCAGCTCGAGGTCATGGTGGATCGCCTCAAGCGCCGCTTCGGCGTGGAGGTGCTCCTCACCAAGCCGCACGTGCCCTACCGCGAAACCATCAAGGGCAAGGCGCAAGGCGAATACCGCCACAAGAAGCAGAGCGGCGGCCGGGGCCAGTTCGGCGAGGTGCATTTGAGGCTCGAACCGCTGAAGCGCGGCGACGGCTTCAAGTTCCTCGACGAGATCAAGGGCGGCGTGGTGCCGAATCAGTACATCCCGGCGGTGGAGAAGGGCGTGGTGGCGGCGATGGAGCGGGGTCCGCTGGCCGGCTATCCGGTAGTGGACCTCCAGGTGGCGCTGTTCTTCGGCAAGCACCACGACGTGGATTCGTCGGAAATGGCGTTCAAGATCGCCGCCGAGACTTGCTTCCACGAGGTGATGCAGAAACCCGAGGCACGAGCCGTTCTGCTCGAGCCGGTGCACGAGATCACGGTGCGGGTTCCCGAGGAGTTCCTGGGCGACGTGATGGGCGATCTTTCGTCACGCCGTGGAAAGATCCTCGGCACCGAGGCCGACGGGCACTACCAGCAGATCCGCGCGATGGCGCCGCTCGCCGAGCTCTACAAGTACGCGGCGCACCTTCGCTCGCTCACTCAGGGGCGGGGGATGCACTCGGCGAAGCACGACCGATACGAAGAGGTCCCTCGAGAAATCGCCGACAAGGTGATCGCCGCGGCGAAAGCCGAGAAGGAGGCCGGCGCCCACACCGCGTGAGGCGTCGGCCGAATCCGCGTGCGCGTCCTGGGACTGGACCCCGGCAGCCGGCGCACCGGCTTCGGCGTCGTGGAGGGAAGCGGCAATCGCTTCCGGAGCCTGTATCATGGGCACGTGTCGCCGGGTGCGAAGCTCGACCTTCCGCACCGGCTGCACGCCATCGTTCGGCGCGTGGGAGAGATCATGGACGAATTCGCCCCCGACTGCGTGGCGGTCGAAGAAGCCTTCTATCACGAGAGCGTGCGCTCGACGCTGGTGCTCGGCCACGTCCGCGGCGCGCTGCTGGTGGCGGCGGTCGCGCGCGACCTGCCACTCGCCGAGTACACGCCCCGCGAGGTGAAGCTCAGCGTTGCCGGCAACGGTGGCGCTTCCAAGGAGCAGGTCGGCTTCATGGTGCGCCGGCTGCTCGCGGTCGAAGGCGCCCTTCAGCCCGACGCCGCCGACGCGCTGGCGGTGGCGCTCTGCCACCAGCACCGCGCCCGGCTCCGGGCGCCGGCGCGTGCGGCCAGCGCCGCGGCGCGCACGCTCGAGGCGCTGCTCGCGCGCCGGAGGGCGACGTGATCGCTTCGCTTCGCGGCGTGCTCGCCGAGAAGGCGCCCGGCTACTGCGTGGTGGATGCGGGGGGCGTCGGCTATCTGGTCAGCGTTTCCACGTTCACCGCCTCGTCGTTGCCGCCGGTCGGCAGCACCGTGGCGCTTCGCACCCGGCAGATCGTGCGCGAAGACGCTCTGATGCTGTTCGGATTTTCCGAGTCCCAGGAACTCAAGCTGTTCGATCAGCTGATCACGGTGAGTGGCGTGGGTCCGAAGCTGGCGATGGCCGTGCTGTCGGGGCTTCGCCCCGAGGCGCTGGCTCGAGCGATCCGCGACGAGAATCTTGGCATGCTGGTGGCGATCCCCGGCATCGGCCGCCGCACCGCGGAGCGCATGGTGGTGGAGCTGCGCGACCGCATCGAGGCGCCGGCCGGCCAGCGCGAGGCGAGCGTACTGCCGCGCGCCGAGAAGTTGCGTGACGCCGTCGCGGCGCTGACCCGGCTCGGGTACACTTCGGCGCAGGCCGAGGAGGCGCTGCGCGAGGTGGGCGGCGGCAGCGACGAGCCATCGCTCGAGGATCTCGTTCGCCGCGCACTCGCGCGGCTCGGAAAGGCCGCGGTCGGCGCGCGCTAGCTCGAGGACAGGGAGGACCCCGTGAACCCAGCCCGTCAGGACGACCGTCGAACTTCACGCCTTCCGGCCGCCTCGCGCTTCTCGGACCCCGAGCCGCAGCCGGGAGAGCGCCAGGAGGAGTCCCGCCTCCGGCCACCCGCGCTGACCGAGTTCGTAGGCCAGCCCGGCGTGCGCGAGCAGCTCCGCATCTTCCTCGAGGCGGCGCGCCGCCGCGGCGAAGCGATGGACCACATCCTGTTCCACGGGCCGCCGGGGCTCGGCAAGACCACGCTGGCGGGCATCGTGGCCCACGAGCTGGGCGTCGAGATCACCCACACCTCGGGGCCGGTGATCGAGCGGCCGGGAGATCTTGCCGGGCTGCTCACCAACGTCGGTCCGCGCGGCGTGCTGTTCGTGGACGAAATTCATCGCCTGAGCCCGGTGGTCGAGGAATACCTCTACCCCGCGCTCGAGGACTTCACGCTCGACATCATGCTGGATCGCGGCCCGAGCGCCCGTTCGCTCAAGATCCACCTCGACCGTTTCACGCTGATCGGCGCGACCACGCGCTCGGGTCTGCTCTCGTCGCCGCTGCGGGCGCGTTTTGGCTTGACGCTGCGCCTCGACTACTACGGTGCCGAGGACCTGGCCACGATCGTTCGGCGTTCGGCGGGCATTCTCGAAACCCCGCTCGACGACGCCGCCGCCACCGAGATCGCGCGCCGCGCGCGCGGCACGCCGCGAGTTGCCAACCGTCTGCTGCGGCGGGTGCGCGACGTGGCGCTGGTCCGCTCGGATGGCCGCGTCACGCTGGACGTGACGCGTGATGCACTCCGTCTCCTCGAAGTGGACGAGCGCGGGCTCGACGAAATGGATCGCCGGCTGCTCGAGGCGCTGATCGTCAAGTACCAGGGTGGCCCGGTCGGTCTCAGCACGCTGGCCGTGGTGGTGGGCGAGGAGGCCACCACGCTCGAGGACGTATACGAGCCCTTCCTGGTTCAGGAGGGACTCGTCAAGCGCACGCCGCGCGGGCGCATGGCGACCATGCTCGCCTACTCCCATCTCGGAATGATTCCGCCCGACTCGCTGGTGCGCGACGCCGTCCGTCCCTCCGGCTCGCAATCGGAGCTCCCGCTCTCCTGAGGCTCGCCGATCTCGACTACGAGCTGCCCGAGGAGCTGATCGCGCAGGAGCCGCCGCCCCGCCGCGATGAGGCGCGCCTGCTGGTCGTGGATCGAGAGCGCGGCTCGCTCCACGACTCGCGCATTGCGGATCTCGCGCGGTGGCTCTCGGCCGGCGATGTGCTGGCGCTCAACGAGACGCGTGTCCGCCCGGCCCGCCTGCGGTTGCGCCGGCCGACCGGCGGGGCGGTCGAGTGCCTGTTCGTGCGCCCCGATCCTTCGGGGGGCTGGCGTGTGCTCGCGCGTCCGGCCCGCAACGCGCGAATCGGGGAGCGGCTCACCGGCGAATCCGGTGACCTTGTAGTCGAGGTGGCGCAGGCGGGGGCGGCGGGAGAGCGCGTGGTGAGGATCGTCGCCGGCGATCTCGACGCGGCGATGCGCGCGCACGGCGAGGTCCCGCTGCCGCCCTACATCCACCGCGCGGCGAACCCCAGCGACGCCGAGCGCTACCAGACGGTGTTCGCGCGCGTGGACGGCGCCGTGGCGGCCCCCACCGCCGGCCTCCATTTCACGCCCGAGCTGCTCGCGGCTCTGGCGGCGTCGGGGATCGAATCCGTCCCGCTGGTGCTCCACGTCGGGCCCGGCACCTTCCGGCCGATCACCGCGCAGGATCCGAGTCGGCACGCCATGGACGAGGAGTGGTTCGAGCTGAGCGAGGCCTCGGCCGCGCGCCTGCGTGCCGCGCGCGACCGCGGCCATCGCCGGGTGGCGGTGGGAACCACCGTGGTGCGCGCGCTCGAGTCGTGCTGCGATCTCGCCGGCGGAAGGCTCGGCGCGGGCTCGGGCTGGACGCGCAAGTTCATCCTGCCGCCCTATCACTTCCAGGCCGTGGACGCCCTGCTCACCAACTTCCATCTGCCCCGCACGACCCTGCTGCTGCTGGTCGCGGCGTTCGCGGGCGAGGAGCTGCTGCGCCGCGCCTACGCCCACGCGGTGGAGCAACGCTATCGCTTCTACTCCTACGGTGACGCGATGCTGGTGCGGTGAGGCGTGACCGGCCCGATCAGAGCGGCGGATTGCCGTGTTTCTTGAAGGGCAGCTGCTGGCGTTTCTGGCGCAGCATCTCGAGCGCGGCGACGAGACGCGGCCGGGTTTCCTGCGGCTCGATGACGTCGTCGAGATAACCCATCTCGGCGGCCGCCCACGGGCTCGCAAAGCGATCGTTGTATTCCTCGACCAGGCGGCTGCGCTCGGCGGCGGGATCCCTGGCGCGCGAAAGCTCGTCGCGATAGAGGATGTTGACCGCGCCGTCCGCGCCCATCACCGCCATCTCGGCGCTCGGCCAGGCGACATTGAAGTCGCCGCGAATGTGCTTGCTCGACATGACGTCGTAGGCTCCGCCGTAGGCCTTCCGCACCACCACGGTGAGCTTGGGGACAGTGGCCTCGCAGTAGGCATAGAGCAGCTTTGCGCCGTGGCGGATGATGCCGCCCCATTCCTGTCGCGTGCCGGGCAGGAATCCGGGCACGTCTTCGAAGGTCACCAACGGGATGTTGAAGGCGTCGCAGAAGCGGACGAATCGCGCTCCCTTGACCGACGAGTCGATGTCGAGCACGCCGGCCAGCACCGCCGGTTGATTGCCGACGATCCCGACCGGCCGGCCGTTCAGCCGGGCGAACCCGACGATCAGGTTCGGCGCGAAATGGGCGTGGACCTCGAAGAAATCTCCGTCGTCCACCACCCGTCTCACCAGGTCCTTCATGTCGTAGGGCTTGTCGGGCGATTCGGGAACCAGCGTCGCGAGCTCGGGATCGCGACGATCCGCCGGATCGCTGCAGGAGCGCCGCGGCGGCTCTTCCTGATTGTTGGAAGGGATGAAGGAAAGCAGGCGCTTGATGTGACGGATCCCGTCGGCATCGTCCGCGGCCGCGAAATGGGCCACCCCACTCTTCGCATTGTGCGTCATCGCGCCGCCCAGCTCCTCGAAGCTGACCTCTTCCGAGGTGACGGCTTTGATCACTTCGGGCCCGGTCACGAACATGTAGCTCGTGCCTTCGACCATGATGGTGAAGTCGGTGATGGCGGGGGAGTAGACCGCGCCGCCCGCGCACGGGCCCATGATCGCGGAAATCTGCGGCACCACTCCGGAAGCCAGGGTGTTGCGCAAGAACACGTCGGCGTAGGCCCCCAGCGACACCACGCCCTCCTGGATGCGCGCGCCGCCCGAATCGTTGAGGCCCACGACTGGCGCGCCGTTGTCCATGGCCAGGTCCATGATCGCGCAGATCTTCCGGCCGTTGGCCTCGCTCATGGTGCCGCCGAAGACTGTGAAGTCCTGGGCGAAGCAGTAGATCAAGCGGCCGTCGACCGTGCCCCATCCCGCCACCACTCCGTCGCCGATGATGCGTTTCGCGTCCATGCCGAACTCGCGCGCGCGATGGGTGACGTGCGTGCCGACCTCGACAAACGAGCCGGCGTCGAGCAGCAGCTCGAGACGCTCGCGGGCGGTGAGACAGCCGCGCGCGTGGATCTTCGCCACCCGCTCGGCACCGCCTCCGGCCAGTGCCTCGGCGCGGCGCCGCCTCAACTCTTCGAGCCGCTGGCTGCGGTTCATGCGCGTCCGTCCTCCGGTTCGAGACGGCGCAGCGTAGGGAGCGCTCCGCGGCCGGTCAAGCCACCGGCTCGTTGCGGATTGCAATGGCGTGCCGGCGGGACCGCGCGCACGGGCGCTGAGCGTTCGATTCCCAGTTGCCGATAACTCTCGCATCCATCCAGAAGCCATGGCTGGCCTTGTCACCGGAGGGATCGGATCCCATGCCCGGATGGGCGAATGGCGTGCTTTTCGCGGTGCTCCTCTGCGGGCTGGTGGACTTCGTGAAGCTCCTGATGGAGTTGCTGGGGCGGAGCGAGGAGCGCCATTTCGCGTCCGATCCGTCGCTGGTCACCGCCGTGATCGCGAGCCGGAACGGCGAGAAGGACCTGCCCGCCACCATCTCGCAACTGAAACACCTGGTGCCGCCGGAGAGGATCCTGGTGGTGGATGACGCCAGCACCGACCAGACCTCGGCGGTGGCGGCCGGCTTCGGCTGCCAGGTGCATCGTTTCGAGAAGAGCAAGGGCAAGGCGTCGGCGATTCATTACGCGGTCTACAGGGTCAAGACGCCGTACACGCTGTTGCTCGACGACGACACGAGGCTCGGTGGTGCGCGCCTCCCGACTTCGCTGCTGTCGCGCGACGGCTTCGATGCCGTCGCCTTCCACGTCCTGCCGGACCGCCGCAATCGTGACGGTTCTCGCGGCAACGGTTTCCTCGGCAGCCTGCAGCGCTACGAGTACGGCAAGAGCATGGAGATCGGCAAACGCTTCCACGACGTGACGCATTCGGTGAGCTGCGTGTCCGGGGCGGTGGGGCTGTTTCGCACCGAGGACCTGAATCAGTTCCACCACGAGCACACCGGTGTGTTCCAGGGCGAGGATCTGCAGCGCACCATCATCCACCTGCTCCATCACGGTCGCATCGTGTTCGCGAACGAACCGGTGTGGACCGTCGCGCCGGCGACGCTATCGACCTGGGTCAAGCAGCGCCTGACCGGCTGGTACCCGGGGATGTATCACCAGTTCGGCAACTTCATTCGCCTGATCGTGGCGCCGGGTGTCGCGTGGCGCCTGCGCTACGAGATGGCCTACAACGTGTTCACGCTGGTGAGCGATCCGTTCAAGACCTGGTCGATCATCCTGATCGCCATCACGCCGGGGCTGTGGTGGTGGGGAGCAGGGGTCTACCTCCTTTACCTGCTGTTCGAGATCTACCCCTACACCAACGTGCGGATGCCCGGCACCGAGAAGCGGGCGTCGCTGCTGGTTCTGCTCGCCTACCCACTGTACGGAGTGCTCAACACCCTCATGCGGACCGCCGCGTTGTTCGTGTGGTTCTGGTTCCGATTCATCACCGGCACCATGCGCCCTCGCCGGGGCCCGGAGGATCGGATCGAATGAGGCGCTTGCGGCTCTTCACGATCCTGGCCGGCGCGCTGCTGCTCGGCGCCCCTCCCGTTCGCGCCGAACGACCGCCGGTGGTGGGCGGCCAGTACCGCTACTGGGTGTTCAGCGACCACAACAACATGCAGGACTGGCTCGCGTACTGGGTGCCGGGGCCTTTCCACGTCCAGCTCGAGTACTGGAACCGCGACAATGGCCCCGACCAGTTCCGGCCCGAAATCGGATTCCACTTCCGTGATCGGCGGCGTTCGGTCTACACGGTTCAATGGGCTCACCAGCCCGACCAGGACCGCTACTGGCTCATGACCGATCAGGTGGTCTCGAACCACGTCGTGGCCCGTGCCGAGTTGAGCCCGATCGTGACCACGGATGCGACCCTGTGGGTGCAGGGGATCGGCGGCGACTATTACTGGGGTTCCTACAATTTCGCCTCGATCACCCTCTACCACGACCCGCGCGGCAGCGATCTCTACGTGCTCCCGATGCGGGTGCGGTTCGCCAACGAGCAGAACGACTGGCTCCAGTTCACGCTCGCTCCGGCCACCGAGCGCACCATCGGCTGGGCGGTGGACGTGAAGAAGGGATGGGTGCGGGCGGGCATCGAGCGCAACGACCGCTACGATTTCACCAACGTCGACAACCTCATCTTCACGATCGGATTCGAGGCCGAGGTTCCGGCGCTCAAGTGAGTCGCAACGCCCGAGACGCCGCGTCACCGATGCCGGTCGGCCCTCTGCGCCCGGTCTTGAGCCGGCATGATCATTCCGGCACGACAAACTCACGCCCGGCTAAACTCGAAGGGCCGTATCGGACACTTTGCTGTTGACGCGGAGCGCTCGCTCGCGGAACTTGGCAGGTGTGCTCGGGCCGCCGGAAGATTCTGGCCGCCTGGTCGCCCGGTAACTCAGCAGTGCACCCCGCGTTCGGAGGCCCACCCTCATGCGACTCCGCTACCGCCTTGCCATCACGCTCTCGCTGCTGACGCTCTCGCTGGGAACCATGGCCGCCCACGCGGCCAAGCCGCTGCCCCCGGCAGAGCCGCTGTCGCCCGAGTCGGTCCAGCAGTTCCAGCTCGGCCACGGCACGTCCACGAACGCTGCGTGCGTGCTCGGCGTCACCGATCCGCCCGCGTGGATCGTGAACTACCTGGCGCCGCCCGACGACGCCTACTTCAACCTCGTCAACCCGGCGAACTGCGCCTGCGCGACGGGGGCGGTGCAGCTCAACGACATCCAGATCTATCTCAATTTCCAGGCAGCCTGCAGCCAGCCGGTGCAGATCTCGGTGGTGGGAGCGACCGGCGCATCGGGCTGCTTCCGGCCCGATCCCAGCAATTATCTGTGCCCGCCGCTCAACTACAACCTGGCGCCGGGGGCCGCCGGCAACTACATCTTCACGCTGCCTCTGCCCACCGGCTGCTGCATCAATGGTCCGGCGTTCATCGGCATCAACTTCATCGCCCCGGGCGCCGGGTGCAACACCAGCTCGACGCAGCCCCGGCTCGTGACCACCAACATCTGCAATCCGTGCGTGAGCTACAACGTCTATCCGAGCGGATTCGACGACCTGTGCGTGGACATCGGCTTCCCGGGCAACGTCGCGATGTTCGCCGACGCCGACTGCTGCGGCGCGACGCCGAGTCACTCCGACACCTGGGGCCGCGTGAAGGTGCTCTACCGCTAGCGCCACCGGGTTCCCTCCGACGCCGCCGGGCCCGCCGCCCGGCGGCGTTTCTTCGTGGCGCCCTGGAAGCCGGCCTCGCGATTCAATCCTCGGGTCATGCTCCGAAGATTGCGGTTGGCCGGCAGAAACCCAAGCCGTTCCACAGGTTCCGGCGACTCACATCGAAAATCGGGCCAGGAGCTTGCGGCGCAACCGTCAGACTCCTGCCCACTGCAATCTTCGGAGCACGACTCAGTCCTCGCCGGCCCGCGTGCTAACCTGCGTGATCCAGCCGTGCGGACGCGCCGCGCGCGGCACGCGCCACTCACAGGAGCGATCATGGCGGAAGGCTCGATTCTCGAACGCATCCAGGGCGACATGGCTCCGGCCATGAAGGCCAAGGATGCCGACACGCTCAGCACCCTGCGCATGCTGAAGGCCGCGCTGATGGAAGCGAAGACCAAGAAGCCCCGCGAAGCCGTGCTGTCGTCCGACGAGGAAGTCGAGGTGCTGCAGCGCTACGTTAAGAAGCGGCGCGAAACCATCGAAGAGCTGCAGAAGGCCGGGCGCGCCGATCTGGTGGCGCGTGAAGAACAGGAGATCGCGGTGACGCGACGCTACCTGCCGCAAATGATGAGCGAGGACGACCTGCGCTCGCTGGTGAAGCAGACGGTGGAGAAACTGGGGGCGGCGGGACCGAAGGCCATGGGGCAGGTGATGGGTGTGGTGATGGCCCAGGTCAAGGGGCGCGCCGAAGGCGGCACCGTGTCACGGCTGGTCAAGGAGGCTCTCGGCGGGTGAGGTCGAATCGGCCGGCGCTGGGGGAAGGCTCTCGGGCGCCGCATGCGACCACGGCCACCACCAGTGCGAGGGCGCCTCGGGCACCGCGCCGATCGCGGCCCGGTACTGCTCGTCGCTCAGAAACCCGCGCCCGTGCATGCGTGAAGCGATGATGCGCACGCGCCGCTCGATGCGGGGCGGTGGCGACAGCACCGAATAGCGTCGTGGATTGATGATCACGGCCGCGAGCAACACCGCCTGCCGCGGGCTGAGTTCGGCCGCCGGCACTCCGAAGTAGCGCTGCGCCGCGGATTCGGCGCCGAAGATCCCGTCGCCCCATTCGATCCGATTGAGGTAGAGCTCGAAGATCCTGCGTTTGGTGAGGGCGCGCTCGAGGCGCACGGCGAGCAGCGCCTCTTCCAGCTTCCGCGTCAGCGATCGTCGGCCGTCGAGGAACAGGTTCTTCGCGAGCTGCTGGGTGATCGTGCTGCCGCCCCGAATCACACGTCCTTTCTCGAGATTGGTCCGCGCGGCGTGCCGGATCTCGTTCCAGTCGAGCCCATCGTGGCTGTAGAACGCGTCGTCCTCGGCAATCAGCACCGCGCGGCGCAGCAGCGGCGAGATGCGATCGTAGGGGACGATCCGCGCGTCGGGGTCCCAGGGCTTGCCCGCGTCGCGTGCCTCGCTCTCGCGCTGGCGCATCAGCGCGGTGCGCGCCGGCGTCAGCCGTGCGAGGCTGGCAACGTCGAAGCGCGCGACCTCCCACGCCGCCCAGACGGTGCACGCAACCGCGACGGCGAGGAGGAGCAGCGCCGGCAGCAGGAAGCGGCGCACCGGCGTCAGCGCGCGGCGCCGCCCACCACCACCAGCGTGATGTCGTCGCTCTGGCTGGCCGCGGCGCGGAAGTGGCCGAGCTCGTCGAGCAGCAGGTCCAGCACTTCACCGGTCGGGCGGGCGCCGTGCTCCTTCCACAGCCGCTCGAGCCGTTCCTCGCCGAACTCGGCACCGGCCGGATCCAGCGCCTCCGAGACTCCGTCGCTGTAGAGCAGGAGCGCGTCGCCCGAGCGGAACGACGTCTCGCCCTGGGCGAAAGCGGTGTCCTCGAACAGACCGAGCGGGAGGCCGCCGGTCTTCAGAAGCTCGATCGAGCCGTCGGCGCGGCGGAGCATCGGATAGTTGTGGCCGGCGTTGCTGTAGCGCAGGCGTCCGAGTTCGAGGTCCAGCTCGGCATAGAACAACGTGATGAACTTGCCGTTCCGCGCCGCGCGCGCCACGCTGCGATTCAGGTGACTCATGGCATCGGGGATCGGCCAGCGGCCGTCGCAGAACGCGCGCAGCGAGGCCTGGACGCTCGACATCAGCAGCGCCGCCGGCACGCCCTTCCCCGACACGTCGGCGATCGCCACCGCCACGCGCCCATCGGGCAGCGCGTAGTAGTTGAAGGCGTCGCCGCCGACGATGCGCGCCGGCTCGATCCGACCGGCGGCTTCCCATCCGCCCGCCTTGAGCGGCCAGCGCGGCACCAGGCCCATCTGGATGTCGCGCGCCTGCTTCAATTCCTGCTCCATGCGCCGGTTCAACTCTTCGAGCCGCTGGCGCTCCACCGACTCGGCGCGCAGTCGAGCCTGCTCGAGCACGCTCGCCGAGCTGTTGGCGACGATCGTCAGCAGCTGGATCTCGTTCGGCATCCACTGCCGGCCCGGCTCGTTGTGGGTGACCGCCAGCATGCCGGTCATGCGCCCGCT encodes the following:
- a CDS encoding acyl-CoA carboxylase subunit beta; protein product: MNRSQRLEELRRRRAEALAGGGAERVAKIHARGCLTARERLELLLDAGSFVEVGTHVTHRAREFGMDAKRIIGDGVVAGWGTVDGRLIYCFAQDFTVFGGTMSEANGRKICAIMDLAMDNGAPVVGLNDSGGARIQEGVVSLGAYADVFLRNTLASGVVPQISAIMGPCAGGAVYSPAITDFTIMVEGTSYMFVTGPEVIKAVTSEEVSFEELGGAMTHNAKSGVAHFAAADDADGIRHIKRLLSFIPSNNQEEPPRRSCSDPADRRDPELATLVPESPDKPYDMKDLVRRVVDDGDFFEVHAHFAPNLIVGFARLNGRPVGIVGNQPAVLAGVLDIDSSVKGARFVRFCDAFNIPLVTFEDVPGFLPGTRQEWGGIIRHGAKLLYAYCEATVPKLTVVVRKAYGGAYDVMSSKHIRGDFNVAWPSAEMAVMGADGAVNILYRDELSRARDPAAERSRLVEEYNDRFASPWAAAEMGYLDDVIEPQETRPRLVAALEMLRQKRQQLPFKKHGNPPL
- a CDS encoding glycosyltransferase, translating into MPGWANGVLFAVLLCGLVDFVKLLMELLGRSEERHFASDPSLVTAVIASRNGEKDLPATISQLKHLVPPERILVVDDASTDQTSAVAAGFGCQVHRFEKSKGKASAIHYAVYRVKTPYTLLLDDDTRLGGARLPTSLLSRDGFDAVAFHVLPDRRNRDGSRGNGFLGSLQRYEYGKSMEIGKRFHDVTHSVSCVSGAVGLFRTEDLNQFHHEHTGVFQGEDLQRTIIHLLHHGRIVFANEPVWTVAPATLSTWVKQRLTGWYPGMYHQFGNFIRLIVAPGVAWRLRYEMAYNVFTLVSDPFKTWSIILIAITPGLWWWGAGVYLLYLLFEIYPYTNVRMPGTEKRASLLVLLAYPLYGVLNTLMRTAALFVWFWFRFITGTMRPRRGPEDRIE
- a CDS encoding GatB/YqeY domain-containing protein — encoded protein: MAEGSILERIQGDMAPAMKAKDADTLSTLRMLKAALMEAKTKKPREAVLSSDEEVEVLQRYVKKRRETIEELQKAGRADLVAREEQEIAVTRRYLPQMMSEDDLRSLVKQTVEKLGAAGPKAMGQVMGVVMAQVKGRAEGGTVSRLVKEALGG
- the mtgA gene encoding monofunctional biosynthetic peptidoglycan transglycosylase, with the translated sequence MRRFLLPALLLLAVAVACTVWAAWEVARFDVASLARLTPARTALMRQRESEARDAGKPWDPDARIVPYDRISPLLRRAVLIAEDDAFYSHDGLDWNEIRHAARTNLEKGRVIRGGSTITQQLAKNLFLDGRRSLTRKLEEALLAVRLERALTKRRIFELYLNRIEWGDGIFGAESAAQRYFGVPAAELSPRQAVLLAAVIINPRRYSVLSPPPRIERRVRIIASRMHGRGFLSDEQYRAAIGAVPEAPSHWWWPWSHAAPESLPPAPADSTSPAESLLDQP
- a CDS encoding GAF domain-containing SpoIIE family protein phosphatase, whose amino-acid sequence is MAELDFLSKLSQVVASTNELQPILDWIVRETTSLLSADEGTIRLPDPETAGDPMKTKVRRRSRGTESGSWPAAVSLSVEGYLSLQGDVLATSDLHDDPRFPGLRGGNNRIRALLAVPLRLSGRMTGMLAVTHNEPGRQWMPNEIQLLTIVANSSASVLEQARLRAESVERQRLEELNRRMEQELKQARDIQMGLVPRWPLKAGGWEAAGRIEPARIVGGDAFNYYALPDGRVAVAIADVSGKGVPAALLMSSVQASLRAFCDGRWPIPDAMSHLNRSVARAARNGKFITLFYAELDLELGRLRYSNAGHNYPMLRRADGSIELLKTGGLPLGLFEDTAFAQGETSFRSGDALLLYSDGVSEALDPAGAEFGEERLERLWKEHGARPTGEVLDLLLDELGHFRAAASQSDDITLVVVGGAAR